In Dehalococcoidia bacterium, the sequence ATAGGATTCATTGCAGCAACTTGCATAGCAATTTCTTTTGCACATTTAGAGAATTCATCTGTTCTAGCAACAAAATCAGTCTCACAAGACAATTGTACTAATGCTCCAATTCTACCCCCAGTATGAATATATGATTCAACTATTCCATTTTCTGTAGCTCTACCGGCTCTTTTTTCTACAGAAGCAAGACCTTTCTTATTTAGAAATTCTTCAGCTTTTTTCATATCACCTTGAGATTCTTCTAGTGCTTTTTTTGCATCCATAATACCTGC encodes:
- the tsf gene encoding translation elongation factor Ts, producing MVEITASLIKELRDKTGAGIMDAKKALEESQGDMKKAEEFLNKKGLASVEKRAGRATENGIVESYIHTGGRIGALVQLSCETDFVARTDEFSKCAKEIAMQVAAMNPISISKSENSEESEDQILELQPYIRDSSKTVGEVVKELSSKVGENIVIKKINRFEIGN